In the Anastrepha obliqua isolate idAnaObli1 chromosome 1, idAnaObli1_1.0, whole genome shotgun sequence genome, one interval contains:
- the LOC129237118 gene encoding cilia- and flagella-associated protein 58, with the protein MSAGSRASGSDDEPLVPEDFDDDFYANVMDKVPEITKALRQKDTHENADNVQRLVICSNRYKSDWQMEQLHCQELSNEIERLKDRLDHVNKLSKMDLATIAELRTVIESAWMQKDAAQSREQLAQDEMLKMREKMDSLEQMVEHLSDKRSGLQSKRDEQREREKLNNEIRELNKRLQIQRLYTTEVEAMTQTLEEKNKAMIKMLDETSNESYNNRKRLDALEKELAQSRSEEAKSKEKIQQIKVQNEQLTKLKVRHNLQILSLKTNLEHLNTQHNTTSNKLAKTTVELEYATQERDENKRALTQRISLLKLREDDIIKLKRENAKLVKSEENTSRKYAALNDARAKAEEENARLESQLNTQDKELESLRRIVHQFEKNNEHLTKERDALKRDLFVQHHTVEQTDEQFQKSQHEIKSLQEIISAMEVRQKKMQEDNVKLKKEKAKKVDEIQVFVDKIDALQNEIQLKENYEIELKRTISDLEQKANNLSRQQDALLNEKNSIARNLQASDEKHAKLEQQIAKLHDNIESYKSKVSLRDSEIGRLQLQIDKLEKERRLLKTELRYTQLGHQHTRCELQERKKECDKNTKSQHDDNQKLSQLKRELERIRDEKNTVSVALTKCNDEYAQLKDQLQTLQTAYDQTAKHYAQGQEDMRLMRVEIKNLRTERNVLRKDRENAADLRQELLQMHRLLNQERIKARAMQEEMLTPMNIHRWRNLKGRDPEKMDLIMRIQSLRKQILQQNVSALQQEQALEESQRLYEALKEFMLKLPSHKVRAELNNVKATLSGKERKLKALMAELQVKELDERTNSQKLEEFKVRLTDAKSQLNQERRQKQKLLEDQQLLVQMQAQCFSAPPNIQRTLGAGFKLISGV; encoded by the exons ATGAGCGCCGGTTCCAGAGCTTCCGGTTCGGATGATGAGCCTTTAGTGCCCGAAGATTTCGATGATGATTTCTATGCGAATGTAATGGATAAAGTACCTGAG ATTACCAAAGCCCTGCGCCAGAAGGACACACACGAAAATGCGGATAATGTGCAACGTTTGGTCATATGCTCGAATCGCTATAAATCAGACTGGCAAATGGAGCAGCTCCACTGCCAGGAACTCAGCAATGAGATAGAGCGCTTGAAAGACCGCCTGGATCATGTCAACAAACTCAGTAAAATGGATCTGGCGACAATAGCAGAGCTGCGTACAGTTATCG AGAGCGCTTGGATGCAAAAGGACGCCGCACAATCACGTGAGCAGCTCGCGCAAGATGAAATGTTGAAGATGAGAGAAAAAATGGACTCACTCGAGCAGATGGTAGAACATTTAAGCGATAAACGTTCGGGCTTGCAGAG CAAACGCGACGAACAGAGAGAACGTGAAAAACTTAATAATGAGATCCGTGAGCTCAACAAACGTCTACAAATACAACGTCTCTATACCACCGAAGTTGAAGCAATGACGCAAACCCTGGAGGAGAAGAATAAAGCAATGATCAAAATGCTTGAT GAAACCTCCAATGAATCATACAATAATCGTAAACGATTGGATGCGCTTGAAAAAGAGCTTGCACAATCGCGCAGTGAGGAAGCCAAATCCAAAGAGAAGATCCAACAAATCAAAGTACAAAATGAGCAGCTGACCAAACTGAAGGTGCGACATAATCTACAAATACTCTCGCTGAAAACTAATCTGGAACATCTGAATACTCAACACAACACGACAAGCAACAAACTGGCTAAGACCACAGTAGAGCTCGAGTATGCGACACAGGAACGGGATGAGAACAAACGAGCGCTAACACAGCGCATCAGCTTGTTGAAG TTGCGTGAGGATGATATTATCAAGCTGAAGCGCGAAAATGCGAAGCTAGTCAAGTCGGAGGAGAATACATCGCGGAAATACGCCGCGCTAAATGACGCGCGTGCCAAAGCGGAGGAGGAAAATGCACGTCTGGA ATCCCAGCTAAATACACAGGATAAGGAATTGGAATCGTTGCGGCGCATTGTGCATCAATTCGAGAAGAACAATGAACACTTAACTAAGGAGCGGGACGCGCTAAAACGTGACTTGTTCGTCCAACATCACACAGTCGAACAGACAGACGAACAGTTTCAGAAATCACAACACGAAATCAAGTCGCTACAAGAAATTATATCTGCCATGGAGGTGCGCCAGAAGAAAATGCAAGAGGACAATGTGAAGTTGAAGAAAGAGAAGGCAAAGAAAGTGGATGAGATACAAGTTTTTGTAGATAAAATCGATGCGCTGCAAA ATGAGATACAATTGAAGGAAAACTATGAGATTGAGCTTAAGCGCACAATAAGCGATCTTGAGCAGAAAGCTAACAATCTGTCGCGTCAGCAAGACGCGCTGTTGAACGAGAAAAACAGTATTGCTCGTAACCTACAGGCCTCCGATGAGAAGCATGCCAAGTTGGAACAACAAATCGCCAAACTGCACGACAACATCGAAAGCTATAAAAGCAAGGTCTCGCTTCGAGATAGCGAAATTGGTCGACTGCAACTACAAATCGACAAGCTGGAGAAAGAACGACGCTTGCTAAAGACAGAGTTACGCTACACGCAGCTGGGGCATCAGCACACACGTTGTGAACTGCAGGAGCGCAAGAAGGAATGCGACAAGAATACCAAGTCCCAGCAT gaTGACAACCAAAAGTTATCGCAACTCAAACGTGAACTCGAGCGCATCAGAGACGAAAAGAACACCGTCTCTGTGGCGCTCACCAAATGCAATGACGAGTATGCGCAGCTGAAAGATCAGCTGCAAACGCTACAAACGGCTTACGATCAAACGGCCAAGCACTACGCACAAGGACAAGAGGATATGCGTCTAATGCGCGTAGAGATCAAGAACTTGCGCACGGAACGTAATGTGTTGCGCAAGGATCGAGAAAATGCCGCAGATTTGCGGCAGGAACTACTACAAATGCATAGGCTACTCAATCAGGAGCGCATCAAAGCGCGTGCCATGCAGGAGGAGATGCTGACACCGATGAATATACACCGTTGGCGCAATCTGAAGGGACGTGATCCAGAGAAAATGGATCTCATAATGCGAATACAATCTTTGCGCAA GCAAATTCTGCAACAAAATGTGTCAGCACTGCAGCAAGAGCAAGCGCTCGAGGAGTCGCAGCGGCTGTATGAAGCATTGAAGGAGTTCATGCTGAAACTGCCGAGTCATAAAGTGCGCGcggaattaaataatgtgaaa GCTACTTTGTCCGGCAAAGAGCGTAAGCTTAAAGCGCTTATGGCTGAGCTCCAAGTGAAAGAATTAGATGAGAGAACTAATTCGCAAAAGTTGGAAGAATTCAAGGTGCGCCTCACCGATGCCAAATCACAACTTAATCAAGAacgaagacaaaaacaaaaactgctcGAAGACCAACAGCTGCTGGTGCAAATGCAGGCGCAATGCTTCTCAGCGCCGCCAAATATACAACGCACATTGGGCGCTGGCTTCAAACTTATTAGTGGAGTCTGA